A single genomic interval of Phycisphaerae bacterium harbors:
- a CDS encoding aspartate aminotransferase family protein: MVTSQRYPDLPDASFIPRAYTGLSRQQVSELRHRYLSPALLLYYSNPIMIVEGRMQYVWDDTGKRYLDAFGGIAAVSIGHCHPHVAKAVQEQVNLIQHTTVIYLHPTIARFAEKLAATFPAGSGLQVSYFTNSGSESNDLALLMCRLYTGRFDAIALRNGYHGGTHATMALTAQSTWKFPIPHSFGVHFGMPGYCYRCPMGLHYPACDLKCARDVAQTILYETPGEIACFICEAIQGVGGVIVPPPDYLRIIYEAVRKAGGLCIADEVQAGLGRTGETFWAFENWGVVPDMVTMAKGIGNGAALGAVVTRMDVAKGLAGRLHFNTFGGNPVAAAAGLATIEAIETENLRENARQVGAYLKSRLLEMQQRHPLIGEIRGMGLMLGMEFVRDRESREPAKDEAHDVAELAKEHGLLVGTSGIFGNTIRLTPPLCFTKDDADFAADCLDQALAEVQARAR, translated from the coding sequence ATGGTGACTTCCCAAAGGTATCCTGATTTGCCCGACGCCTCCTTCATTCCCAGGGCCTACACGGGTCTCTCCCGACAACAAGTGTCGGAGTTGCGACACCGGTATCTCTCACCGGCACTACTACTGTATTACAGCAATCCAATCATGATTGTCGAGGGTCGGATGCAGTACGTGTGGGACGACACGGGCAAGCGGTATCTCGACGCATTTGGGGGTATTGCGGCCGTGTCCATCGGGCACTGCCACCCTCACGTAGCCAAGGCCGTCCAGGAACAGGTGAACCTCATCCAGCATACGACGGTGATTTATCTCCACCCGACGATCGCGCGGTTCGCCGAGAAGCTTGCGGCAACGTTCCCGGCGGGTAGCGGCCTGCAGGTCAGCTATTTCACCAACTCGGGAAGCGAGAGTAACGACCTGGCCCTGCTTATGTGTCGCCTGTACACCGGTCGTTTTGATGCCATTGCCCTGCGAAACGGATATCACGGCGGTACTCACGCCACCATGGCCCTGACCGCCCAGAGCACCTGGAAGTTTCCCATACCGCACTCGTTCGGCGTCCATTTTGGCATGCCGGGCTACTGCTACCGCTGCCCGATGGGATTGCACTATCCGGCGTGTGATTTGAAGTGCGCTCGCGACGTGGCCCAGACGATCCTCTATGAGACGCCGGGCGAGATCGCGTGCTTCATCTGCGAGGCCATCCAGGGCGTCGGCGGCGTAATCGTGCCCCCGCCGGATTATCTCAGAATCATCTACGAAGCTGTCCGCAAGGCCGGTGGCTTATGCATCGCGGACGAGGTTCAAGCGGGGCTCGGACGCACCGGTGAGACGTTCTGGGCCTTCGAGAATTGGGGAGTGGTGCCCGACATGGTCACCATGGCCAAGGGCATTGGCAACGGCGCGGCCCTGGGCGCCGTGGTTACTCGGATGGATGTGGCCAAGGGGCTGGCAGGGCGCCTCCACTTCAACACCTTCGGCGGCAATCCGGTCGCAGCGGCCGCCGGTCTGGCAACCATCGAAGCGATCGAAACAGAGAACCTGCGCGAGAATGCCCGACAGGTCGGCGCGTATCTCAAGAGCAGATTGCTCGAGATGCAGCAGCGACATCCGCTCATCGGTGAGATTCGGGGCATGGGGTTGATGCTCGGCATGGAATTCGTCCGCGATCGTGAAAGCCGCGAGCCGGCCAAGGACGAAGCCCATGACGTGGCCGAACTGGCCAAGGAACATGGGCTGCTTGTGGGAACCTCGGGCATCTTCGGCAACACCATTCGGCTTACCCCGCCTCTGTGCTTCACGAAGGACGACGCCGATTTCGCGGCCGATTGCCTCGACCAGGCGCTCGCCGAGGTCCAGGCCCGTGCCCGATAA
- a CDS encoding arylsulfatase produces MSHAVFCSLCLSLLTSPLYGVSSPSIVLLYADDLGYGDVGCYGATRIKTPNIDRLAQQGLRFTDAHSSAATCTPSRYSLLTGEYAWRRKGTGVLPGNARLIIEPGRTTLASILKKAGYTTGAVGKWHLGLGDDKLDWNGEIKPGPLEIGFDYCFLIPATGDRVPCVYVENHRVVGLDPADPIKVSYDEPIGDEPTGKEHPELLKLHPSHGHDQTIVNGISRIGYMSGGKAARWVDEDMADVITDKAVAFIERNRDRPFFLYFATHDVHVPRVPHPRFVGKSEMGPRGDVIVQFDACVGRVLDALDRLKLTENTLVILSSDNGPVVDDGYRDQAVEKLGDHKPAGPWRGGKYSNFEGGTRVPFLVRWPDRVKPGTSEALICQVDLIASFAALTGQSLGRDDAPDGMNVLPALLGESKIGRDHLVQQAGALSLRKGTMKYIAPSKGPKVSRYTNVELGNDPAAQLYNLADDPGETRNLAPDKQQETQELGMSLQRLQDSGRSRP; encoded by the coding sequence ATGAGTCATGCCGTTTTCTGCAGTCTCTGTTTGAGCCTTCTGACTTCTCCCTTGTACGGTGTATCTTCTCCCAGCATCGTGCTTCTCTATGCTGATGACCTGGGCTACGGCGACGTCGGGTGTTACGGCGCGACGCGGATCAAAACGCCGAACATCGACCGCCTCGCTCAACAGGGCTTGCGATTCACCGATGCCCACTCATCGGCCGCCACGTGTACGCCCTCTCGCTACTCTCTGCTGACCGGTGAATATGCCTGGCGACGAAAAGGCACGGGAGTCCTGCCCGGCAATGCCCGGCTGATCATCGAGCCCGGCCGAACCACGCTTGCCTCGATTCTCAAGAAAGCCGGCTACACGACCGGCGCGGTCGGCAAATGGCACTTGGGGTTGGGAGACGACAAGCTCGACTGGAACGGCGAGATCAAGCCCGGCCCGCTCGAGATCGGGTTCGACTACTGCTTCCTGATTCCCGCAACGGGCGACCGCGTGCCCTGCGTCTACGTCGAGAACCACCGCGTTGTCGGGCTTGACCCTGCCGATCCCATCAAAGTCAGCTATGACGAGCCGATCGGCGACGAGCCCACCGGCAAAGAGCATCCTGAGTTGCTCAAACTGCATCCCAGCCACGGGCATGACCAGACCATCGTCAACGGCATCAGCCGGATCGGCTACATGAGCGGCGGCAAGGCAGCCCGTTGGGTGGACGAGGACATGGCTGACGTGATCACCGACAAAGCCGTCGCGTTCATCGAGCGAAACCGCGACAGACCATTCTTTCTGTACTTCGCGACGCACGACGTGCACGTGCCCCGCGTCCCTCATCCACGATTCGTCGGTAAGAGCGAGATGGGCCCGCGCGGCGACGTCATCGTACAGTTCGACGCCTGTGTCGGCCGTGTTTTGGATGCCCTCGATCGCCTGAAACTGACCGAAAACACCCTGGTAATCTTGAGCAGCGACAACGGCCCGGTGGTGGACGACGGCTACCGGGACCAGGCCGTCGAGAAGCTCGGAGACCACAAGCCCGCCGGTCCCTGGCGAGGCGGAAAATACAGCAACTTCGAGGGTGGCACACGCGTGCCCTTCTTGGTCCGCTGGCCCGACCGCGTGAAACCCGGCACGAGCGAGGCCCTGATCTGCCAGGTGGATCTCATTGCGTCGTTTGCGGCACTCACCGGCCAGTCGCTCGGTCGGGATGACGCACCCGACGGCATGAACGTCCTGCCCGCGTTGTTGGGAGAATCCAAAATCGGCCGCGATCATCTGGTGCAGCAGGCCGGCGCGCTGTCGCTGCGAAAAGGCACGATGAAATACATCGCGCCAAGCAAAGGGCCCAAGGTCAGTCGTTACACGAATGTCGAACTGGGCAATGATCCCGCGGCGCAGCTCTACAACCTGGCCGACGACCCCGGCGAAACACGGAATCTGGCTCCCGACAAGCAGCAAGAGACGCAAGAACTTGGCATGTCGCTGCAAAGGCTCCAGGACTCGGGCCGATCGCGACCCTGA
- a CDS encoding sigma-70 family RNA polymerase sigma factor yields MMDAVVLDDLIRRARQRDSAAFETLVEIYSPRLYGYFYRLTGRREDAEDLLQEAFVRVVRMISRYEHDNRFDAWLFRIATNLVRDRVRRQRRSADAGASGARQDEPGILEEVADNEVDRPDDVLETTEQVDRLQWALKQLPEAEREVILLRHFSQMSFREVAEAMGTPLGTALARAHRGLAKLRRLMNEDAA; encoded by the coding sequence ATGATGGATGCTGTGGTACTGGATGACCTGATCCGCAGAGCCCGTCAGCGGGATTCGGCGGCGTTCGAGACGCTGGTTGAGATCTACAGCCCACGTCTGTACGGCTACTTTTATCGGCTCACCGGCCGGCGAGAGGATGCAGAAGATCTGCTGCAGGAGGCTTTCGTCCGCGTCGTGCGAATGATCAGCCGATACGAGCATGACAACCGATTCGACGCGTGGCTCTTTCGGATCGCAACCAATCTCGTGCGCGACCGGGTGCGGCGGCAACGCCGATCCGCGGATGCCGGGGCTTCGGGTGCCCGGCAGGATGAGCCGGGGATTCTTGAGGAGGTTGCCGACAACGAGGTTGACCGGCCGGATGATGTCTTGGAGACCACCGAGCAGGTTGACCGGTTGCAGTGGGCCCTGAAGCAGCTACCCGAAGCCGAGCGAGAAGTGATCCTGCTGCGTCACTTTTCGCAAATGTCGTTCAGGGAAGTGGCCGAGGCAATGGGGACTCCGTTGGGGACGGCATTGGCCAGAGCGCATCGGGGCTTGGCGAAACTGCGGCGGTTGATGAACGAAGACGCCGCGTGA